DNA from Geobacter sulfurreducens PCA:
GCTGCGGCTGGAGGTGCAGGATCACGTCTTCGACGGGAGCCTCCACGGACAGGTCATCACCATCAGCCTGGGCGTGGCTACCTATCCATCACCCCGCATCGAGGGGACCGACTCCCTCTTCAGGCAGGCCGACGAGGCCCTCTACCGGGCCAAGCAGAACGGTCGCAACAGGGTGGAGCTCATGTCAGGCTCGACATAACAGATGGAGTCCGCACTCGCCGCAACGGGGGCGGGTGGTGCAGTGCCGCTTGCAATGCTCCACGATGAGGGCGTGATATTCGTTGAACAGCGTAGTGTCTTCGGGAAGGTTGTCCATGAAGAGTGCGCGGACGGTCTCATAGTCGGTCGTCGGGGCCACGAGACCCAGGGCGGAAAACAGGCGTTTCGTATAGGCATCAACCACGAAGGAAGGTTTGCCTCCCGCATAGAGCAGGATCGAGTCGGCTGTCTCCCGGCCGATACCCCTTACCCCAAGCAGTTCCCGTCGCAGTTCCCGCCACTCTCCCGCAAACATCCGCTCCAGGCTACCGCCGAAGCGGCCGAAGAGAAACCCGACAAAATCCTTGAGCCGGGCGCTTTTGACATTGTAGTAACCGGCCGGCCTGATCGTCTCCGCCAACTCGGCAACAGGTACATCGCGCAGCCCCTCCGGGGAGAGGAGCCCCGCAGCCTTGAGCCGGACAATGGCCTTTTCCACGTTGCCCCAGTTGGTATTCTGGGTCAGGATTGCACCGACGCAGACCTCGAAGGGGGTGTCTGCGGGCCACCAGTGGCGGGGTCCGTAGGCCGCGAAGAGTTGATCGTAGACCGCCATGAGCCGGTCACGCACCCCCTCAGGCCCACCCGCCGTTGTCACCGAGGATCCGCTCATACACCCGCCGGACCGCCTCGGTTACCTCTTCGTACTCCTTCATGAGGGCACTCCCCGGGTGCCGAAGCTTCGGGTCATACCCCAGCCGGCGCGCCAGGGCGTCGAGGTATTTCTGGTCTCCCCCCAGGTCATTGATAGAGTAGTCGTGGATGAGCCGCAGCCGGTTTTCCAATCGGCGAAGGAACTTGTAGCCCGCCTGGAGGGTGACGATGTCGTCCTCGGCGAGGATGCCGAACAGGTGCATCGCCTTGAGCGCCAGGAGCGTATTGGTGCTGCGGATTTCCGGGTGGGCATGCCCCTCGCGCAGCTGGAGGTACTGGACCAGAAACTCGATGTCGACTATCCCGCCCCGGCCGGTCTTGATGTTGAAGCTTCCCGCCTTCTCCTTGGCCAACTCGACTTCCATGCGGGTCCGCAGCCGGTGGATCTCCTTGCGCTCCTCTTCGCCGGCTCCGCTCCCGTACACCGTATTCTGGATGACCTCCTTGATCTCTTTCCGCAGCCGCGTGTCGAGCTTATAGACATACCCTTCCCTGGTCTGGGTGGTGAGAATGGAGATGATCTTCTGGCCCAGTTTGGCGAAGTATTCATGATTGGATACCTGCCGCTCTCCTCCTTCGGTCATTCCCTGCTGGTCGTAGATGTAGATGATGTCCAGGTCCGAGTGGTAGTTGAGCTCGTTGCCCCCCATCTTGCCCATGGCAACCACGGCGAAGTGGGCCTGGCGCAGATCGCCGTCGGCATCCCGGTACATGGGCCGGCCGAACCGGGCTAGTTCCTTCTTGGCCATGCGGCAGGCCGCGGAGAGGCAGACCTCGGCGAGCCCGGTCAGTTGAAAGGTCAGCTCCGACTGTCCCAGCTTGCCGTAGATGTCGTTCATGCCGATCCGGAGAAATTCCTCGTGGCGGTAGCGACGGAGGATGTCGAGACGCTCCTCGTAATCGTCCGCCGCGTCGAGCATCCCCTGCAATTCGGCCTCCATGACGCTTCGGCTCTTCATGTAGGTGGCGCCGGCCCGGGACACGAGGCTGTCCAGAAGTTCGGGATGGCCGATAAATATCTTGGACAGGAATTCGGAGGTCCCGAACAGGGAAATCAGGAGCTTGATGGTCTCACGGTTTTCGGCCAGAAGGGCATAGACGGACGAGCGGGAGCCCACCGCCCCCAGGAAGCGCTCCAGGTTGTTGAGGGTCAGGTCCGGGTCGGGCGAGCCGAAGATCTCCTGGAGCAGAAGCGGGGAAATTTTCTCCAGCAGCCGCCGGCCCCGTTCGGTCAGATGGGCCCGCGGCGGGCCGTCGCGCAGGAGCAGCAGGTTTTCGTAGGCAGTATCGACGTTCCTGAAGCCCCGCTCCGCCAGCATATCCTTGATCAGATCGGGATCAGCGGCGCGGTCGAAAAAACTGTAGGTTTCGGGCCGGACCTCTTCCCGCAGGCGCTCGTCACGGGAAAGGAACAGGCCGCCGTAAACGGTCGATACACGATCCCGGTGATGCTCAAGGGCCTCCCTGAACTTTTCCGGGCCGTTTTTGCGGAGAAAGCCGCAACGCCGGGCAAGGGCGAGCATTTCGTCGTCCTTCTTCGGCAGGGAATGGGTCTGCCGCTCCTGGACCACCTGAATGCGGTGCTCCACGGTCCGGAGAAATCGATAGGCCTCGGTAAGCGCCTGCGCATCATCCTCGCCGATGAGCCTGGCGTCCCTCAGCGAGGCCAGGGCCTTGAGGGAATTGCGCTCGCGCAGATGGGGATTTTTGCCGGCGTAGACAAGCTGCAGGGCCTGGATGAAGAACTCGATCTCTCGAATTCCGCCGCGGCCCAGCTTGATGTTGCATTCGCTCTCCTGCTGCCGGGCGATGGAGGCGTCGATCTTCTTCTTCATGGCCATCATGTCCTCGATCAGGTTGTAATCGAGGTACTTGCGGTAGACGAATGGCTCGATGGCCCGGAGCACCTGGTTCCCCAGCTCGATGGAGCCCGCCACGGGCCGCGCCTTGAGCATGGCCGCCCGCTCCCAGGATTGCCCCCAGTACTCGTAGTATGTGGCGGCCGAGCGGAGGGAGCAGGCCAAGTCGCCGCTCTTCCCCTCGGGGCGCAGCCCCATGTCCACCCGGAACACGAACCCGTCGGCCGTCACCTGGGAGATTGCCTTGGTGACCATCTCGCCCATCTTCACGAAGAAGGCGTGGAGAGATATCCTGCCCCGCTCGCCCCCACGGCCGTCGTCGACCCCTTCCGTTTCGCCCTGATCCGAAGAATAAAAATAGATCAGGTCGATATCCGAGGAAAAATTGAGCTCACGGCCGCCGAACTTGCCCATCCCCATCACGGTGAACTCAGCCTCCCGGGAGCCTTCGGCGGTCACCATCAGGGGGCGGCCGTGATCCTCCACAAGCTTGCGCCGCGCAGCGTCGCAAGCCACCTGGAGAGTCGCCGCCGCCAGGGCGGAAAGTTCGGCCGTCACCTCCTCCAGAGGGGCGAGGCCGTTCAGGTCGCGGGCGGCGATGCGGAGGATCTCCTGGAACTTGAACCGGCGCAGGACCGGAAAGAGGTCGGCATAGTCGACCCCCTTGGCCTGGGAGCGGAGCGTCGCCAGCATCTCCTGTTCACTGCGTCTGATATCGATGGCTCTGGTAACGAACAACTGGTGGAAGAAAGCGGGATCGCGGCAGAGGACATTGACGAGAAAAGGGGAAGAACCACACAGCATGAGCAGCTGCGCACGGCGCTCCTTGCGGCCGCAGACATCGATGAATTCCTGCCGGTCCGCTACACCACCGACCCGCTCGAGACCGTTCAAGGCCATGTCGGGCAGGGGGGTGGCAAGGGAGGCGTACGCCAGTTCCGCCACCATCCGATCGGATAGCGTTCCCTGGAGCAGCCGCAGGTTGGCTGCCGAGCGGGCCGGATAGATGAACCCTTCCTTTTCAAGGAGTTCCGTGAGGGGTTGATCGCTGCCGCTGTCCGTAGCGGCGGCCAGGGCCTCCTCGATCCGCCGGATGAACTCGCTGCCGCGGCTCATGGCGCCACGAGGCCCCGAAGGCCGGTGACGTAGTCACCGCTCACTACCCCCTGCTCGGTGATGATGGCGGATATGTAGCGGGCAGGCGTCACGTCGAACGCCGGGTTACGAACCCGGATTCCCTCGGGCGCCACCGGGAACCCGTGCAGATGGGTCACCTCACGGGAATGACGCTCCTCGATGGGGATCTGGTCGCCATTCTCCAGCGAGAGATCGAGAGTGGTGGTGGGAGCAGCCACGTAAAAGGGGATGTTGTTCTCCTTGGCCAGGACCGCCACGCTGTAAGTCCCGATCTTGTTTGCCGTGTCGCCGTTGGCGGCGATCCGATCGGCCCCCACGACGCAGCAGGCAATCTCGCCCCGTTTCATGAAAAAGCCGGCCATGTTGTCGGAAATGAGAGTCACCGGGATGCCATCCTTCATGAGCTCCCAGGCGGTGAGCCGCGCCCCCTGGAGCCACGGACGGGTCTCGTCGGCGAACACCTGGATCTTTTTCCCAGCATCGTGGGCCGCGCGGATGACCCCTAGGGCCGTACCGTAACCGGCCGTGGCAAGCCCTCCGGCGTTGCAGTGGGTCAGGACCGTGGCCCCCTCGGGAATCAACGCCGCCCCGTGCCGACCGATGGCCTTACAGAGCTCCAAGTCTTCCTGCTCGATCCGGATCGCCTCGGTCTTGAGAATTTCGCGCAATTGGTCCAGGGGCTTGTCCCGGTTCTCGTCCGCCACCCGCTTCATTCGCTCAATGGCCCAGAAGAGGTTCACCGCTGTGGGGCGGGTGCGGGCCATGACATCGCAGACATTCTCCATCTGCCGGAAAAACGATTCGTAGGTGTCGGCGATGATCTCCCGGGCACCCAGAGCCACCCCCATGGCCGCCGCCACCCCGATGGCTGGTGCGCCCCGGATGACCATCCCCCGTATCGCCTCGGCCACGCTCTTGTAATCGGCGTACTCGCAGTAGACCTCCTCGCCGGGCAGGCGGGTCTGGTCGATCATGACAACCTTGTCGTCGCGCCACTCTATGGTTCTGAAGGACATGGGAACCTCGTCGTATTTAGCCTTTCAGCTTCTTCATCAGCAGCTCATTCACCACCGCCGGGTTGGCCTTCCCCTTGGAGGCCCGCATCACCTGGCCCACGAAGAAGCCGAAGACCTTCTCCTTGCCGCCGCGGAACTCCTCAACCTGGCCCATGTTGGCGGCCATGATCTCGTCGATGATCTTCTCGATGGCCCCGGTGTCGGAGACCTGGACGAGCCCCTTCTCCTCCACGATGGCCTCCGGGGCCTTGTCGCTTTGCCACATCTCATCGAAGACGGTCTTGGCGATCTTGCCGGAGATGGTGCCCTTCTCGATCAGTTGCAGCAGCGCCGTGAGACGGGCCGGAGCAACCGGGCATTCGGCGATGTCCTTGCCAGCCTCGTTCAGGGCGCGAGTCACCTCTCCCATCACCCAGTTGGCCGCCCCCTTGGCCGGGGCGCCCGCGGCAAGGCAGTTTTCGAAGTACTCGGCCATCTCCCGGGTAGCGGTGAGGACCTCGGCGTCGTAGTCGGAAAGCCCCAGCTCGGAGCGGTAGCGGCTCCGCCGCGCATCGGGGAGTTCCGGGAGGGAGAGGCGCGTATCCTCGACCCAGTCGTTTGAGATGACCAGCGGCACCAGGTCGGGGTCGGGGAAGTAGCGGTAGTCGTGGGCCTCCTCCTTGCCGCGCATGGAGCGAGTTTCACCGGTATTCGGATCGAAGAGGCGGGTCTCCTGCACCACCTTCCCTCCCTCTTCGATCAGCTCGATCTGCCGCTCTATCTCGTGCTCGATGGCCTGCTTCACGAAGCGGAACGAGTTTACGTTTTTGGTCTCGGTACGGGTGCCGAAGGTCGTGGAGCCCACGGGCATGACCGACACGTTGGCATCGCAGCGGAAGCTCCCCTCTTCCATGTTGCCATCGCAGATACCCAGGTAGACCACGATCTGGTGGAGCTTCCTGAGATAGGCCACAGCCTCGTCGGCACTGCGGATGTCCGGTTCCGAGACGATCTCCAGCAGCGGCGTGCAGGCGCGATTCAGGTCCACGCCGGAACCGCTCCCCAGGCCGGGGACGTCGGCGTGCACCAGCTTGCCGGCATCCTCCTCCATGTGGATGCGGGTAATGCCGATCCGCTTCACCTGACCATCCACCTCGATGTCCAGGTGTCCATTCTGGCAGATGGGGAGCTCGTACTGGCTGATCTGGTAACCCTTGGGCAAGTCCGGGTAGAAATAGTTCTTCCGGGCGAAGACCGAGCGGGGCGCGATCCGGCAGTTGGTGGCCAGGCCGGCCCTGATGGCGAACTCCACCACCTTCTTGTTGAGCACCGGCAGGACCCCCGGCATGCCGAGGCAGACAGGGCAGGTCTGGGAGTTGGGCGAAGCACCGAACGTTGTGGAGCAGCCGCAGAAGATCTTGGTGTCGGTCTTCAGCTGGACGTGGACTTCTAAACCAATGACGGCCTGATAGTTCATCGAAATCTCCGGAGAGCTAGAGTTGGGCTGTGTGCCGATGCCATTCCGTTGCCTGTTCAAAGGCATGGGCGGCCCGCAGGATGGTCTCCTCCCCGAAGGGACGACCGATGAGCTGCAGGCCGATGGGGAGACCGGCGGCGCTCATGCCGGCGGGAACGGAAATGGCGCAGGTGCCGGCAAGGTTCACAGGGATGGTGAAGATATCCGACAGGTACATCTGAAGCGGATCATCCACCTTCTCGCCGATCTTGAAGGCCGGGGTCGGCGCCACCGGCGTGAGCAGGGCATCGACCTGCTCGAAGGCTTTCATGAAGTCCTGCATGATCAGGGTGCGGACCTTCTGCGCCTTCAGGTAGTAAGCGTCGTAATATCCCGAGGAAAGGGCGTAGGTGCCGATCATGATCCGGCGCTTCACCTCGGCGCCGAACCCCTCGGCGCGGCTGCGACGGAACATGTCGATCAGGTTCGCGGCCCCGGCCGCCCGGTGCCCGAAGCGGACCCCGTCGTAGCGGGCCAGGTTGGAGCTGGCCTCGGCGGTAGCGATGAGGTAATAGGTGGCCACGGCATAGTCGGTGTGAGGGAGCGAAACCTCCACAAACTCGGCGCCGAGCCCCCGGTACGTCTCGATGGCGGCATCCAGTGCCCGCTTCACGTCCGGGTCAAGCCCTTCCAGGTAGTATTCCTTCGGCAGTCCCAGCCTGAGCCCCTTCACCTGGCCGGTAAGGGCTGCGGCGTAATCGGGCACCGGCAGATCGATGCTGGTGGAGTCGAGGGGGTCGTGACCGGCCACGGCTCCCAGCATGAGGGCGCAGTCGGTCACATCGCGGGTCACGGGACCCACCTGGTCCAGGGACGAGGCATAGGCGATGACCCCGTAGCGGGAGACCCGGCCGTAGGTGGGGCGCAGCCCCACGCAGCCGCAGTGGGAGGCGGGCTGCCGGATGGAGCCACCGGTGTCGGTGCCGAGCGTGGCCGTTGCCGAGCGTGCCGCGATGGCCGCGGCCGAACCGCTGGACGAACCGCCGGGGATGCACGCCAGGTTCCAGGGGTTTTTGGTGGCGCCGAAGGCGCTGGATTCACCGGATGAGCCCATGGCGAACTCGTCCTGATTGAGTTTGCCCACGATGACCGCCCCCGCCTCCCGGAGCTTCGCCACGACCGTTCCGTCATAGGGGGGAATGAAATTCCCGAGGATCTTCGAGCCGCAGGTAGTGCGAATCCCGCGGGTGACGAAGATGTCCTTGAGTGCAACCGGGACGCCGGTGAGGGGGGTCAGCCCGCCGGCGGCAATGCGCCGGTCAGCCGCTTCGGCGGCAGCAAGGGCCTCGTCGGGAGTAACGGTAATATAGGCATTCACCCGGGAGTCGGTGGCCTCGATGCGGGCGAGCAGCGCCCGGGTCGCCTCCACGGAGGAAACCTCCCGTTTCGCCAGCTTGTCATGCAGTTCGTGCAGGGTCAGCTCAAACAGCTCCATGTCGCTCTGTCTCCAGTCAGTGGGCCCGGCATTGGCCGGGCCGGGTCATTTCTTCTTCAGCCGGTAAGGGGCCACTTCAATGGGGTACATGGTGGCGCCGCAACAGTCGCAGGCCTGGGGGCCGCCCTCCACCACAAGAAGCGCCTGGTTGCCGCATTCGGGATGGCAGACGGCGAAGCCCACCTCGATCTCGCGCGGCAGCACGACCTCCTCCGGATTCTGGTAGTCGACCGGTTCGGCATCGAAGCGGCCCAGGTTCTTCAGGCGATTGTAGAAAATCCGCTTCTTGCAGGTTCCCTCGGGAAGCTCGGCAAAACGGCGCCGCACCTCTTCGATGGCGGCCTCCAGCTCTTCACTCGTGGGATTTTTATTCGATGACTCGGGGCACACGGAAGAAACCCTCCACTCTGTCAGGAGCGTTGGCCAGCGCGTTTTCAACGCCTATGGAAGGACGAACCTCGTCCTCCCGGAAGGCGTTTTCGACTGGAACGGCATGGGATGTGGGAATAATGCCGTCGGTGTCCAGCTCATTGAGCTTTTCCACGTAGGCGAGAATGGCGTCGAGCTGGCCGGTGAACCTGTCCTTCTCATCCTCGGTAAGCTCGAGGCGGGCAAGCGTTGCCACATGCTCGACATCGGTTCGCGTGATCTTCATCGGGTGGTCTCCCTTGGGAAAAAACATGGGCGGTGAGCGGTATTTTGTAGCACGATTGGGGGAAAATGACAAGGCACGCGGGGCTTCTTCACATGCCGCGCGCGCCTACGTCGGCTCACAGAATCGGATCCAGCGGCAGGGACTTCCAGAAGCGCATTTTGCTACGCTTGGCCGCCGAAGCGTACCGGTCGGGGTTGTCCGTGGCTGGATTCCAGCTGTTTTCCGGCAGCATGTCACGCTCGATCCGCTCTTCCACCCGCCGGGCCAGAGTCGGACTGGTGACCAGGATCCCGACCTCAGTGTTCAGGTTGGCGGAACGCGGGTCCAGATTGAAGGTGCCGACGTAGAGAGTTTCACCGTCGATTACCAGGGTCTTGGCATGGAGAGCGAAGGTGGGGGGCTTTTTCTTCAGCTTCGGGTAACGGTCGATCAGTTCCTTTAGCACGGCCGGGTCGGGACGGAATTCCCGGATGGTGATCCCTGCCCGTAAAAGTTTTTCCCGCTGCTTTCGGTACCCGCTGAATGCCTGAAGGTTGTCGGTTGCAGCCAGGGAATTGGTGACGATCCGTACCTCTACCCCCCGCTCAACCAGCGCGCGGAACAGCTCCAACCCTCCCGCCGGCATCACGAGATAGGGAGATTGGATGGTGACCCGCCGCTTGGCGCTGCGCACCGCTTCAACCAGGGCGGTAGTGCTCTGGCCGCCGCCCCCGAGCCCATCGCGGCCGCTGTTCTTGCCCGGCAGATCGGAAATGAAGCGGGCTTCGTCCCACACCATCTCCCGCAGCAGCCCGTCGAACCTGTCGGGCAGGTCACGCAGCGCCTGGCGCACCTCCGACGCAAAGTTCTCCGGCTTGCCGGCATAGGCGTGGAGATCGGCATAAACCCGGGCCGTCCGCTCCGGCGTCATCTTCTTCATACCCTTTTTCAGGAGCTTTTCCACCGGTACCGCAAGGGGGCTTTCCCAGAACCTGGCGAAGCTGGCCTCCGCTTCGGCCACCGCCGGCCCCAGCATCAGGATGTCCCGGTCCCGGAAGGTGTATTCCTGATCGTAATCGTAGTACTCGTCGGCCATATTGCGCCCGCCCGTGATGCCGACCACCCCGTCGAACAGGGCGGTTTTGTCGTGCATCCGCTGATTTACCGAGCGGAAGCCGGTCACCACATTACCGAGGCGCTTAACCTTCGAGGTCCCCACGGTCATTGTGGGATTGTAGATCCGGATATCGATCCGCGGGTGACGGGCCAGGGCCAGGAGTGACTCAGGGGGGGCGTCGATCAACAGATCGTCCACCAGCACCCGTACCCTGACCCCGCGCTCCGCCGCCCGCAGCAGGGCTTCCGAGGCCAGGATGCCAATATTGTCAGTGCTCCAGATGAAATACTGGACATCAATGGTCTCCGTGGCGTGGTCGGCAAGCCACGCCCGGGCCAGCAGCGACTCCTCCCCCTTCTCCAGAACATGAAGGCCCGTTTTCCCGGGATGGGCGTCCAAGAGCGGCTGGATGCTCCGGGACAGGGACGCCCCCTGCGTGACGCCATCGGGAGCGCCCAGCGCTCCGCCCGGCCCGGGCGTGAGCAGTGCGACGGCAAGGGCCAGCAGCGCGGCGACGGCGAGCTGGAGTTGCCATACGGTTCCCCGCGGTGACTGCTTGGTGTTGCCGAAGGGCATGATCCTCTGCCTGCTTGCCATCAGTGCTCCCTCCCGCTGGTAGCGCTCACATCTCCTCTGCTCCCCGCCGGTTCCGCCATGAGCTTCTCGTGCCGATCACCGTCCCGCCGGCCGGCGGGGGGTTGACGTGGTGCCCAACTCCAGCCGGCAACCACACTAAGTACAGGCACACAGTTCGGCAGCGTCATGCTTCATGGCCGACGACAGGCTTTCGCGAACTGATCTGGGGAGCATAACCATACTGAATGGCGACTGCTTGCTCGACACCATGCCACGGGCCCCTCGCCCGGGGCAAGAAGTAATCACGGTGATCCTGCCTGTCGGAACCGGCTGGATATGCCGGGGACGCTGTCCCGCTCCGCCGTCAAACACACACACGCAACAGCAGCACCTCACCGTAGACACAAAAAACACCACTGCATCCCGTACTCGCCGGCGAACCCTCCTTTCCTCAACAACGGCAGTAAGCCCGCAGCACCCATTGCATAGGGATTTTGCGGGATTTCCCTGGCCGGCAACGGGGATAAAAATGATAATTATGGATATTAAGGGGTTACATTTTCGCTCCAAACTGTTATTTTATTCTGCCGATAATAACGTATGCTTTTTTCGCTGACATTAAAATTTGTGCCCGCCCACGGCTTCAGGGCAGGTGATAACGCCGTTCTCGTCGGTTCACTCACGAATAACGAACAAAGGTGTTCGTGGGACTTAAGTACACATTTAGACAGGGGAGGGAAGAGGAATGAGTTATGAACTTCCGAACAACGAAAAGCTTCTGAAGTGGGTCGAAGAGGTGGCGATCCTCTGCGAGCCGGACCGCATCCACTGGTGCGACGGTTCCCAGGAGGAGTACGACGAACTCTGCGAACTGCTGGTGCAAAACGGCACTTTCAGGAAGCTTAATCCGGAAAAGCGTCCCAATAGCTACCTGGCGTGGTCTGATCCCATCGACGTGGCGCGGGTCGAGGACCGTACGTTTATCTGCAGCCTCTCCAAGCAGGATGCGGGCCCCACGAACAACTGGATGAACCCCAAGGAGATGAAGGAGAAGCTTCTGGGCCTCTTTAAAGGGTGCATGAAGGGACGGACCATGTATGTCATCCCCTTCAGCATGGGTCCCCTCGGCTCCCCCATTGCCAAGATCGGCGTTGAAATAACCGACTCCCCCTACGTCGTAGTCAACATGCGAATCATGACCAGAATGGGGAAAAAGGTCCTTGATATCCTCGGCGAACAAGGCGAATTCGTGCCGTGCCTCCACTCGGT
Protein-coding regions in this window:
- the mtnA gene encoding S-methyl-5-thioribose-1-phosphate isomerase, with protein sequence MSFRTIEWRDDKVVMIDQTRLPGEEVYCEYADYKSVAEAIRGMVIRGAPAIGVAAAMGVALGAREIIADTYESFFRQMENVCDVMARTRPTAVNLFWAIERMKRVADENRDKPLDQLREILKTEAIRIEQEDLELCKAIGRHGAALIPEGATVLTHCNAGGLATAGYGTALGVIRAAHDAGKKIQVFADETRPWLQGARLTAWELMKDGIPVTLISDNMAGFFMKRGEIACCVVGADRIAANGDTANKIGTYSVAVLAKENNIPFYVAAPTTTLDLSLENGDQIPIEERHSREVTHLHGFPVAPEGIRVRNPAFDVTPARYISAIITEQGVVSGDYVTGLRGLVAP
- the glnE gene encoding bifunctional [glutamate--ammonia ligase]-adenylyl-L-tyrosine phosphorylase/[glutamate--ammonia-ligase] adenylyltransferase; translation: MSRGSEFIRRIEEALAAATDSGSDQPLTELLEKEGFIYPARSAANLRLLQGTLSDRMVAELAYASLATPLPDMALNGLERVGGVADRQEFIDVCGRKERRAQLLMLCGSSPFLVNVLCRDPAFFHQLFVTRAIDIRRSEQEMLATLRSQAKGVDYADLFPVLRRFKFQEILRIAARDLNGLAPLEEVTAELSALAAATLQVACDAARRKLVEDHGRPLMVTAEGSREAEFTVMGMGKFGGRELNFSSDIDLIYFYSSDQGETEGVDDGRGGERGRISLHAFFVKMGEMVTKAISQVTADGFVFRVDMGLRPEGKSGDLACSLRSAATYYEYWGQSWERAAMLKARPVAGSIELGNQVLRAIEPFVYRKYLDYNLIEDMMAMKKKIDASIARQQESECNIKLGRGGIREIEFFIQALQLVYAGKNPHLRERNSLKALASLRDARLIGEDDAQALTEAYRFLRTVEHRIQVVQERQTHSLPKKDDEMLALARRCGFLRKNGPEKFREALEHHRDRVSTVYGGLFLSRDERLREEVRPETYSFFDRAADPDLIKDMLAERGFRNVDTAYENLLLLRDGPPRAHLTERGRRLLEKISPLLLQEIFGSPDPDLTLNNLERFLGAVGSRSSVYALLAENRETIKLLISLFGTSEFLSKIFIGHPELLDSLVSRAGATYMKSRSVMEAELQGMLDAADDYEERLDILRRYRHEEFLRIGMNDIYGKLGQSELTFQLTGLAEVCLSAACRMAKKELARFGRPMYRDADGDLRQAHFAVVAMGKMGGNELNYHSDLDIIYIYDQQGMTEGGERQVSNHEYFAKLGQKIISILTTQTREGYVYKLDTRLRKEIKEVIQNTVYGSGAGEEERKEIHRLRTRMEVELAKEKAGSFNIKTGRGGIVDIEFLVQYLQLREGHAHPEIRSTNTLLALKAMHLFGILAEDDIVTLQAGYKFLRRLENRLRLIHDYSINDLGGDQKYLDALARRLGYDPKLRHPGSALMKEYEEVTEAVRRVYERILGDNGGWA
- the gatB gene encoding Asp-tRNA(Asn)/Glu-tRNA(Gln) amidotransferase subunit GatB, producing the protein MNYQAVIGLEVHVQLKTDTKIFCGCSTTFGASPNSQTCPVCLGMPGVLPVLNKKVVEFAIRAGLATNCRIAPRSVFARKNYFYPDLPKGYQISQYELPICQNGHLDIEVDGQVKRIGITRIHMEEDAGKLVHADVPGLGSGSGVDLNRACTPLLEIVSEPDIRSADEAVAYLRKLHQIVVYLGICDGNMEEGSFRCDANVSVMPVGSTTFGTRTETKNVNSFRFVKQAIEHEIERQIELIEEGGKVVQETRLFDPNTGETRSMRGKEEAHDYRYFPDPDLVPLVISNDWVEDTRLSLPELPDARRSRYRSELGLSDYDAEVLTATREMAEYFENCLAAGAPAKGAANWVMGEVTRALNEAGKDIAECPVAPARLTALLQLIEKGTISGKIAKTVFDEMWQSDKAPEAIVEEKGLVQVSDTGAIEKIIDEIMAANMGQVEEFRGGKEKVFGFFVGQVMRASKGKANPAVVNELLMKKLKG
- a CDS encoding phospholipase D-like domain-containing protein — translated: MASRQRIMPFGNTKQSPRGTVWQLQLAVAALLALAVALLTPGPGGALGAPDGVTQGASLSRSIQPLLDAHPGKTGLHVLEKGEESLLARAWLADHATETIDVQYFIWSTDNIGILASEALLRAAERGVRVRVLVDDLLIDAPPESLLALARHPRIDIRIYNPTMTVGTSKVKRLGNVVTGFRSVNQRMHDKTALFDGVVGITGGRNMADEYYDYDQEYTFRDRDILMLGPAVAEAEASFARFWESPLAVPVEKLLKKGMKKMTPERTARVYADLHAYAGKPENFASEVRQALRDLPDRFDGLLREMVWDEARFISDLPGKNSGRDGLGGGGQSTTALVEAVRSAKRRVTIQSPYLVMPAGGLELFRALVERGVEVRIVTNSLAATDNLQAFSGYRKQREKLLRAGITIREFRPDPAVLKELIDRYPKLKKKPPTFALHAKTLVIDGETLYVGTFNLDPRSANLNTEVGILVTSPTLARRVEERIERDMLPENSWNPATDNPDRYASAAKRSKMRFWKSLPLDPIL
- a CDS encoding endonuclease III domain-containing protein produces the protein MAVYDQLFAAYGPRHWWPADTPFEVCVGAILTQNTNWGNVEKAIVRLKAAGLLSPEGLRDVPVAELAETIRPAGYYNVKSARLKDFVGFLFGRFGGSLERMFAGEWRELRRELLGVRGIGRETADSILLYAGGKPSFVVDAYTKRLFSALGLVAPTTDYETVRALFMDNLPEDTTLFNEYHALIVEHCKRHCTTRPRCGECGLHLLCRA
- the gatA gene encoding Asp-tRNA(Asn)/Glu-tRNA(Gln) amidotransferase subunit GatA, with amino-acid sequence MELFELTLHELHDKLAKREVSSVEATRALLARIEATDSRVNAYITVTPDEALAAAEAADRRIAAGGLTPLTGVPVALKDIFVTRGIRTTCGSKILGNFIPPYDGTVVAKLREAGAVIVGKLNQDEFAMGSSGESSAFGATKNPWNLACIPGGSSSGSAAAIAARSATATLGTDTGGSIRQPASHCGCVGLRPTYGRVSRYGVIAYASSLDQVGPVTRDVTDCALMLGAVAGHDPLDSTSIDLPVPDYAAALTGQVKGLRLGLPKEYYLEGLDPDVKRALDAAIETYRGLGAEFVEVSLPHTDYAVATYYLIATAEASSNLARYDGVRFGHRAAGAANLIDMFRRSRAEGFGAEVKRRIMIGTYALSSGYYDAYYLKAQKVRTLIMQDFMKAFEQVDALLTPVAPTPAFKIGEKVDDPLQMYLSDIFTIPVNLAGTCAISVPAGMSAAGLPIGLQLIGRPFGEETILRAAHAFEQATEWHRHTAQL
- the gatC gene encoding Asp-tRNA(Asn)/Glu-tRNA(Gln) amidotransferase subunit GatC gives rise to the protein MKITRTDVEHVATLARLELTEDEKDRFTGQLDAILAYVEKLNELDTDGIIPTSHAVPVENAFREDEVRPSIGVENALANAPDRVEGFFRVPRVIE